The genomic DNA TTTTGCCCCTAAGCTGTTGCAACACATTTGAAGTGAGCAAGTTTAGAGgaatttatttgaaatgacTTGGCTGTTTATACTAGTCTGTTGTTGGGTTCCTAGGATATTACAAAACACTGCGGTCATGCAACTGAAACTTTTTACCAGTTTCCCAAGACGGTCTCACACTTTtggaatttctttttttaatagtaAAACTTCAGATAGATAAAAATTAACAACAATGGCAGAGCTCATACTGCGGTGAAGGGCCGATAGTCCCCTTAACTTTCACCAAATTGCAAAGAATTGTATATCAACCCTCAAGGATATGTGCCCTTTCATCATAATTAATTTCCTGGGGAATCagtgaaaattaaaaacaaacacaaactaaaagACCATTATTTCATTCATGTGTGTTAGCTGTCAATTTCTTGAATTTTAATAAGTCTCAGCTTTTACTGAAACTGTGTGATTTGACATTTTCCTGCCCGGTTTGCTTCAGCAGcatcagcttttctttttcacataCTTCATTCTTCTTCTACCAAACGTGATTAGATTAAACAAGACATCTGAGTACTGTTTGTACTTAAACCCATTTTAGTCTTAAGCTAATAAGAAAAAACCCTCTGTGGCTTTGTCCTTTTTTCCATCCCCCTACGTCATCTCTTGACATTatcaacatgtttatttcttccaaGCTCAAAACAGTTTTCTGTCTCGTCCTGTcctctcatttatttatttatgttccaGCTTTAATCCTGTACCTTTCTATTTTTAAAGGTACCGCCTGGCCCCCGCTCACCACTTCCCTGTCCCGTATGAGGACGTTTACCGTGTGGTCAAACACTTCCTCCAGAAGGGGGTGCTGGCCCAGTACTCTGTGGACCCAGGACGCACGGCTGTGTCTGGGGACAGTGCTGGAGGGAACCTGGCTGCTGCCGTCTCTCAACAGGTTCTGAAGCTATTTTTTTGTCAGCTCTGTTCGTTTGGTGcacatggaaataaaaaccCTGTGTGACGAGATGACATGAGACAAGATTAATAACCCTGTTTATGGAAAATATTACTGAACCACAAGAACGCGTGTTTAGCGGCTGAGATAGCCAACGTGGATGTACTCTGACATGTATAGCTGTGCGATGGATCTCAGCTATGTAGCGGTGTTCAGTTAGAGCAAATCTCTCACAAATCCATGTAGACCGTCGAAGGAGCTACTCGTTGCAGCTGAGCAGCGGTAACAGGTGTCAAATCCACAGTAAACAAGCACTCACTAGGATTTAGGTCAGAAGAGAAAGAACAACCACATTTTCCGCAGTGCCACAGGCAACAGGTAGCTGAGGAGATAACGTGAGGTTGGAGACAGTGAGCCGCAGCATAGCAGGAAGTGCAACTCTCCCAAGACAATCTCTTTGGAATTTAATTTTCTAATAGTGACCTAAGTTTAGGTTGTGGGTGAATTTTCTGATGCTACCTGTGAGCTACAGCACAGCTTTACAAAGTCTTAAGAACAGATAAgactatgttttgttttatgcaAGATTAAAGACCATTATGGTTGAGTTGAAAACGCTACATCACAATGATTTTGCATCTGTATGTAAACACTGAGCCATGCAGCATGGGCGGATTCAGTGCTAGGAGAACTGGCACTATATAGACACCATTCTCCCGCCATTTCCAATTCTTCCTCTTAGCAACTGTGATGTCGGCCTAAAGAGCCAAGAACAGCTTTACAGGACTCCGCACGACTTTTCTCCTCATGCCCATGTGTGATGTTGGCCCCGCACCAGGGACCCATGCTGGCCAAGTCATGGCGAGGATGAAGTCCTCTTTCTACTGCACCACAGCAAATATGGAGAATAATCATGGGAATCCACAAAGGCCCATCAAATTACAAACAAAGGAAAACTGTAAAACTAGGGTTTACCAGAACgtttcatgtttcatgttcCCAGGCataggatatatatatatatatatatatatatatatgtaataccaagtggtgtataaagtacttgaaagccatacttgagtaaaagtacagatatcttacttgaaagtgactccggtaaaagtaaaagtcaccctcAGAAAATGacgagtaaaagtcttagaggcgctcatattaaatgtacttgaGTATCAAAAGTACCTGGtattgaaatgtacttaagtatcaaaagtaaaagtacaaagtaccaaaattaaaagtgctaagtgctttttatagtaggcctatacagacacaaaacaacccaaaatttttctcttcaggatttatttcaactgactgaaaaattatatcaacactatatatataacgtataattttacaaattttggaCCTAAGATGCTGAGGtgaaaatagtattggacaagtgtcacttctagagacaacaaagaatcaatacaacagaataaacaagtgcctcttgagtctacctaagaacactaatagaccaaagtataaccactaaaaaagtctgtaaatatcactaaacatggacctttcatcagtagcaggagtgatacacaatgccccttatgataactcagcaaagggaaactaggcacacaaaataaaatagtatcccttttgttaacagcctggacagtgctagtatagagaagaaaaaaaactggacacagtctggttttgctggcaaatttcagactgaacaaggaaataaataattgaagaccaatgtttttttgaatgctaaattacatctacaaaatgcatccaattgaatatcttaaggtgcaaatttagttacattattttgaagtttataattaatcagtgtcttgcttgacggcacttcaacactaaccttttgtgtcgattagctgtattttgtaactgcctgtatatctgcccgccagcttgtccacgcatctacatgtaagcctgtttatttatcattagactatcttcactgaatgggcctgcggttgtgtttgcatttgtttccagcagggtgacaatacacctgtagggtatcatgcctgtagggacggcaaagtgaagacacaaccctgcttgaagttgtacacattagcctgtttgtacaatacatatataaagactcaacagcttctaagttgtgttgagtcagcacaaagggcgactaaggattggaattggtaatatatataatatctttgcaaaaattatattggcattatagttagtggaaaactgggcctgataacccagggttccatttggcgaggtccatgaaaaaacctgaattgtgtgcgcgAATATGCAGTAGTCGATGacgcagtgtttgtttttggttgtgttggctgagagttgtttttgcgtttgtttatataattggttgtgttgtttgtttttccatctcgacttgttttaaatatgtttgtttaagtgAACGTGTAAGACTAACCAAGgtcaaccaatgatagtctatttgccaacaggttttgtttaaaccaactacttccaatgttttctttaagacaagttaaccacttgctgcttcgagctatgtatttatgtgcagatattgacacgaagcaggaaagggaaaacaaatgtgaatcgaaaaaaggaataccttcaaagaataatgtaaaaatcacctaataaaagccctcaaaacgCAAATTCATTTggctgaataataatccttacaatttcaatagggcctcacgtctgtcagtgcctgtcagtgctcaggccctaataataaagactgcaggagcgagagagaggtgcgccttgcgtaaaggtgcacgttccgccaacctccgctgctcaagtaacgagccagttttgagaatgtaagaagtagaaagtacagatatttgtgctcaaatgtagcaagtaaaattaaaaagtcgtcaggaaaataaatactcaataaagtacagatatgtgaaaaatctacttaagtacagtaacaaagtatttctactatgttacttcccaccactggtaaTACCACTAAGGTTCAATAGTCatcttatttacatttaaattccctGTGGCGGGATTTATATTCTGAGCAGCATCAAATTGCattcattcataaatatcagtcccctgaaaaTGCTAGATTCTTGAATCATTTTCTGAGAAATccaaaaaaggttaaaaatgcCCTccctcgcaatgttaaagaaattggAGAAACGTTCCTGGTTCAACCGTTATTTGACTACGTCAGAACTGAACCAGTCCTCTTAACTCCCTGCATCAATGAGCAAAGCTGTTCGAGCCCGTTTGTCCTCACACAGACAGTTACCGTACATCACTGTAATTCTTGGCAGCTCTatagagacaaagacaaattgaGAAGGCTCGAAGTTGACAACCATGACTGGTACATGTGATCACTTACTGTTGACATAGAAAAACCATCAGCTCATATTTCATCTGATGGAGAAATAGTCTGTTTTCCTTTaggattttatttgattttattctctccatctctctcaacAGTTACTGAAAGAGCCTGGACAGGAGATCCAGCTGAAGGCCCAGGCGCTCATCTACCCAGTGCTGCAGGCGCTGGACCTCAACACTCCTTCATATCAGCAGAACAAGGACATGCCCTTTCTACCCCGGACCCTCATGGTGCGGTTCTGGAGCGAGTACTTCACCAGCGACAAGGCTCTTTTCAGAGCCATGATGGCGAACACCCACAACAACCCAGAGTCTTCCAGCCTGCTGAAGTTTGTCGACTGGAGCGCCTTCCTTCCTGAAACGTACCACAGAGAATACAACTACAGTGCGCCCGCTGTGGTGCAGGGAGTCGGAGGGGAGGCAGTGGACAGACTGTCTCGATCATTGGCCGACCCGAGGGCGTCGCCGCTGCTGGTTCCAGACACGGCCTTACGCTCCCTGCCCAAGGCCCTCATCATCACCTGTGAGTATGACGTGCTCCGAGATGACGGCATCATGTATGCCACGCGGCTCCGGGCTGCTGGTGTCGAGGTGTCCCATGAACACTATGACAAGGGATTTCACGGAGCGCTGATGTTCACCGTGTGGCCGACCGACTTCCTGATTGGACGCCGCATGACATACAACTATATCAAGTGGCTCAAGGAAAACTTGTAAAAACTCCTGACTTATCGCCACAATGCACCAATGTTTGTTTAGGTGcaatttgttttccttctggtgtttaactttttattgtttaattctTATTTGTTGGTCAGGTTATATTTCTGTAAATATTGTTAGAAATATATTAACCTCATCTAATTCATAAAATAGCAGGTCAGGAGTATTTCATGTTTACTAGTTTGAGtaaaacacaatacatatgAAAGTAGAAGTAAGAAGGCAATATAGAGGGCACACCTCAGCCTCATTTGCAGAGAATCCACATGAAACTTTATTGAGTTCTTCTCGGACCGATGCATCTTTCCACTAAGTTTCATGCTAATTGTAGCTTTGATGTAAtcctcaaaaacaaacagattcattCTCGTAGGCAGAGGTAATCATCACTTTTACACAAACGTGCACAACAACCATCAAATAACCCAGAGAAATCTGAGGGGAAAAGAAGTCAAACCCCACAACATCGCTAAAGTTGTTATTGGTATGATCATTAATCTATTTTTAGCTGACTAACTGGCCCTGGCTCATTCTTCCATCCCCCTGCAGGACCTGCTACCTGTCCACTGCCTCAAGATCATATTAGTCATGCATACCACTCATTACACAAATTGCTTTCCCATTAGAGGTTTTCGGAATCCAGGACAAATCTTGGCAAAGCAGAACAGGATTTTTACATCAGCATAAAAAATACAGTCGCCTCAGCCAAAGTTCACATTCATCACTGAGCACAAGCTGATACTGAAACCGGAGAACGTTTGGATGTTTTTGCAAAATCACGTCTCACGTTTCAAGGTCACTGACGTTGCATTAAAAAATTTGGCGAGGGCTGTTTTCtgaaaaagagcaaaaacaagGGCAGAACTAAACCTGAGTAGATTGAGCAACTAAACAAATAACAGCTCACTTATGCTGGTATAGTAACTTTGATACAATTCAATGGTATTACTGCACCTAGTGTCATTTCCACCCACATGCAgaagtaacaaaataaattctGCCTGTTTGCTTTGTAGCATGAGGGCTACACCCAAATAAATGTGATAAGCCACATTCCACACAGAGTATTGCTATTTATCCTAGTTAGATACACGTAGAGCCGATGCTATAGCGACCTCTCAACAGTCCTCACACCGTGCATACACATGTGATGAATGGAAAAGAGACGGTGTTGCACGCTGTTAAAGAGAAAGAGCATAATTCCatcactgttttttattttgtgttacgCTTCTAACtaacattcaaacaaacaaactagaatATAACTCATGCCTCAAGGCcgtcaagatccatgaatcattgtGAAAGATTAACAAAAATTAAATTGAACCAtgcctggatctgccccctcatccagatccacaccaagaTCTCATCAAAATTTCACGGGAATTGGTTGAGTGATAAATAAGCTAGAATTTTGTCTTGGCTCCTGTGTGTAGAAAGAAGATAAAGTAAATGTCTTGCATAAACACTACATGCGTATTTCTAAGCTCACTGCAGTTTGTCATTCAACCTTTGGCTCCTAAGGTCGAAAAATCATGACTTGAAACCATTAACTTGTCTCTCCCTGTTTATCTTTATGCCCGTGGGTGAAATCACCTTGTGTCTTCTGGCTATCTGAAAGATAACATGGAGGTAAAGGTTAAAATGAGCTTAGTTACAGTTGATATGAAACAGTAATGATTTTCTTGACTCAGCTTTTAGGCTAGTTCTTGTTCCgatgttttctctttgtcattttctttCCAGTGACTCATTtagaaaaaagagaataaacaaCCTCTTAAAGTATGTAACTTTTCAAACAAGTCAAAGCACTGCTGAGAAACGTGACTCTTTTCATTAAACACCgctttgttttcagttgtaaaTATGACTCTtgctatgtgtgtgttggattccCTCTCGTAGAGAGTTTgatttgcatttttcattttaatgtcaTCTGACAATAAATTGACTTGACCTTCTACCACCAATGAATTGTACTTTGTGTGCGATCCAAATGCAGACATACACAGAAAACAAGGACAACTTATTTAATCAAATACAATTTCCCGGCTTACAATCAAAAGGcaagaaaacacagatgaagatTAATGGAAGAGCGAGACTAAATACACAAAGGAGGCAGGTAACACATTCGGAcaggtgcagacaatcacaagGGCTGGAAGCAGAAGTAGAAGTGATCGACAATAACTGTCCAGATAAAGGGAATGTATAcgaacctatcccaggattcattgcgtTCCAGTGACCAAGTGTTTTTCAAAGAGCTATTTGAACTGGCAAATGACGATGCACACACTTCAACTTAACCTAACAGGGAATGGTGCACATGTTGAAAAAGCCAAGGGGTGTTAAAACTTTCTCTTGttgtccaactgcagctctgttgctaggggACAGCAAACAgggcgg from Limanda limanda chromosome 6, fLimLim1.1, whole genome shotgun sequence includes the following:
- the aadac gene encoding arylacetamide deacetylase, with product MRLGSIIVFVALCSFTAYYIYEPIPEEIEEKWKLMLTNCFFRSLSHLADLSELLGLKDYMGVMYIITLAEGVAPVSDEHVKVTDENFDGVEVVLYQPKQQGDGGELRRAIIYLHGGGWCLGSTRMSPYDLLARKLVTELDAVVLSVEYRLAPAHHFPVPYEDVYRVVKHFLQKGVLAQYSVDPGRTAVSGDSAGGNLAAAVSQQLLKEPGQEIQLKAQALIYPVLQALDLNTPSYQQNKDMPFLPRTLMVRFWSEYFTSDKALFRAMMANTHNNPESSSLLKFVDWSAFLPETYHREYNYSAPAVVQGVGGEAVDRLSRSLADPRASPLLVPDTALRSLPKALIITCEYDVLRDDGIMYATRLRAAGVEVSHEHYDKGFHGALMFTVWPTDFLIGRRMTYNYIKWLKENL